The sequence GCTGATGATTACAGATGGTGGAAAAACAGATTCAAGGCATTGGAGCAGTATTTTGATGCCATGAGAATCGATCACATTTTAGGTTTCTTTAGAATATGGAGGATGCCTATTTCTGCCGTACAGGGAATTTTAGGGTATTTTTATCCTGCTGTTCCTATTGTTGCGGATGAATTTAAGGCCTGGCAGATTCCATTTGAATTTGACAGGTACTGTAAGCCATTTATCAACAATGAAGTTTTATGGAAATATTTTGCAGGAGATAGTGGAAAAGCTCTTGTATTTATGGATCGTAAAGAAGATGGAACATATGCTTTTAAAGAAGAGTTTGATACCCAAAGAAAGCTGGTAGATTTCTTTAAGAAAAAACCACATGGTTCCCTGGAGGAAAAGTTAATTTCTCTTTGTGCTAATGTTTTGTTTTTACCGGAAGAAAGAAAAGGAGTAACAGTATATCATCCAAGGTTTAATGTTTATCATACGGAGTCTTATCAATATCTTCCGGAATCTGAGCAGAAAAGTATTAATGATCTGTACCACGACTATTTTTTCAGAAGGCAGGATCATCTGTGGTATGAAAAGGCAATGGAGAAACTTCCGGTTATTCTGAATGCTACGAAAATGCTGATTTGTGGCGAAGATTTAGGAATGGTTCCTGCCTGTGTACCAATTGTAATGGATGAACTCGCTATTATTGCCCTGAAAGTTCAACGTATGCCTGCAGAGAATATTCCATTCTATGACCCAAGGCATGCCGATTATATGAATGTGGTTACTGCTTCTTCCCATGACAGCTCCACCTTGAGACAATGGTGGAAAGAAGATAAGGCTTTGACTCAAAAATATTTTAATCAACAATTAGTTCAATACGGAAAAGCTCCTGAAGAATTATCTCCAGAACTGGCTGAGATCATTATGAAGCAGCACTTATATAACGAATCTATGCTGGCTATTTTCCCGATTCAGGAATTTATGGCTACCGATGCAAGACTTACCAATCCTAAAATGGATAATGAAAGGATTAATAATCCTGCCGTATTTCCACATTATTGGCGTTATAGAATGCATATAAAGCTGGAAGACCTTAAGAACCAGAAAATGTTCAATGAAAAAATTGCTCACTGGATAAAAGATAGTGGTCGAATGTAAATTTAACATTTGATTTTCAGTGAGTTAAATATATTTTGAAAGAAGTTTGATCTAAGGATTTAACTTCTTTTTTTTATTTGCATCAAAAAGATAGAATTAAGATATTCTGTTATATATTAACCAATTAACGACTACAGAGATGAAAAAAATATTTTTGGGATTGGCTTTTGGGCTGGGCGTTTTGACGTCTGCTCAGCAGTATCCGAATAATGGTTGGGGTGATGATGGTTATTATCAGAATGGAAATGGCTATTATGGCGATGAAGATGACAGAAATTATTTTCCTGATGATTATTATTATAACTATCCTCAGGACTATTATCCAGGTGATTATTACCAAAGTTATTATAGCGATTACAGAAACAGTATTATCAATATCGATTGGAATGGGTTCTTTGTTCAAAATAGATTAACCCGTTGGCAGGTAGATCAGATCATGAGACTGAATAATCTATATGCGAGCTTTACAGCCTGGGATAATTTCTATAGATATAATCCGGACAGATGGTATTACGATAGATTCTATGCACTGGAAAGAATTATGGGCCCAAGGGTTTTTGTTGTTTTCCAGAATAATTACTACAGAGGGGCAAGTCCTATTGTTTACTTCCAGAATTACAGAAGGACCTATTATGTTCCGAGATATGCTGTAATGCCAAGGTATCGAAATATAAACATTAATATTTACAGAGTAGATCGGTCAAGGTTCAGAAGAGTTGATAATCCTACGTTCGATATTGTAAGAGGAAGCAGTAGACCTGATAATGGTTTCAGAAACTCAGGAGGATCCAACGGAGGCTTCAGAAATAATAATTCAGGAGGTTTTAGAGGAAATTCAGATAACGGAGGTTTCAGAAATAATAACTCAGGAGGCTTTAGAGAAAACGCAGATAATGGAGGTTTCAGAAATAATAATTCTGGTAGTTCCAGAGGAAACTCTGACAACAATGGAGGATTCAGAGGAAATTCTGATAAAGGCGGTTTTAGAAATAACTCCGGTGGATTTAGAGGGAATAATGAAGCAAAACGGGAAGCAGCTCCTGCGCCATCAAGAGAAAATAATGGTGGTTTCAGAGGCAGTAATGGTGGTTTCAGACAACAAAAATCTGAAAATTCTTCACCAAGTCGTGGAAATAGTGGAGGCTTTAGAGGAAGCTTGGTAAGGAATTAATTTTCATATATTATATTTAAGTGGTGTGAAGGACAGGTTTTTATAATCTGTCCTTTTTTTTTATTATTATTAGTTTATTTTAGTTAAAATTTAACATTATTTATGAATTTGTTAATTTAACTTATGATTTAATACTGAATCAAAAAGGTATAATAACAATTAATTAAATTTAGAAAAAATGAAAAAATTAGTTTTAGCAATAGCATTTATCGGAATGGGTAGTTTTGCAATGGCACAACAGACAACTCCACAGGACAGGGAAGCAAAAAGAGCAGAAATGCAGCAGAAAATGCAACAAAAAGAACAGGAGCATCTTGCACAGATGCAAAAAGATCTTAACCTTAATGCTTCGCAGGTAACCCAGGTAAAAGCATTACATGAAAAAAGAAAAGCAGAAATGAAAGCCGATTTTGCAAAAAATAAAGAGGCAAGGCAGGCTAAAATGGAGGAGATGAAGGCCAAAAGAACACAAATGGATGCTGATATGAAGAAGATCCTAACTCCTGAACAATATGATAAATGGCAGGCTGACAGAAAAGCTAAAATGGAGCAAAAAAGAATGGCAATGAAGGATAGAAAGATGATGAAAAAGCCTATGAATACGGCTACTCCTGAAGTAAAATAACCGTTTATAATTTTAATTTTTTAATGTGTAAAGGATGGAGTTTTTTCCATCCTTTTTGTATTAATTTTCTGTAAAACTTTTGATTTCGGGCTTTTATTCCCTATTTTTGACTATAAATTTAATACTTATGGTTAGCGAAAAAATTGCAAAATTAATTAACGAACAAATTGCCCACGAACAATACGCCGCTCAATATTATCTTTCAATGTCTGCATGGTTTTCAGGAAAAGACCTGGATGGAATTGCAAACTACTTCAGAGTACAAAGCAAAGAAGAATTAATGCATGCCGATAAAATGTTTGATTATCTGAATGACGTTGGGGGAGAAATTATCATCGGAGAGATTCCAAAACCTCCACATGAGTTCGAAAACGCAACAGATATTTTTGAAAAAGCGTTGGCACATGAGAAAATTGTAACTAAAAGTATTTTCAATATTGTGAAAAATGCCAATGAAGAGGGTGATTTTGCGACAACATCATTCCTACAGTGGTTCATTAACGAACAGGTAGAAGAAGAAGCGAGTGCTTCCCAGTATGTAACAAAAATCAAAATGGTATGTGATAACCCATCTGCATTATATCTTTTTGATCAGGAACTATCACAGAGAGTATTTACTCCTAATACAACTGCCTAAATCCCGAAAAGTTTTTAACAATATAAAACCGCTATTATTATGATAGCGGTTTTTATTTTTTAGTGTAATGAAAGGCAAGTAGCTTTTATTGCATGACTACTGTTGATACTATATAATGAAAACAGAGAAGCAATACTCAGCAGATATAAAAGAGATAATAGAATCAATTTTTTATCATTCCCTTTTTCACGTCGGATTGAAAAGATCTGTATCAGTAAGAATAAAGGATATACGAATGTAATGACTGCAAAGAAGGCGAAGAGCCAGGTCATAATTAAAGAGAATATACTTTGGAAATTAATGGTTTCAATACTTCTGTTAAAATAGATATGAGCTGTCTTATCCCAATAATAAATAGCAGCTAAAGCAATGAAAATACTGAGGCTTATCCATTGAATATTGAATACAATCTTCCAGTTTTTAATGATAAAATTTTTTAACATAGCCTTTTGCTGTTTCTGATTTATAAAGGCTTATTTTTTCTGCCTTAATCTCTGTATTCTGATAGCTGTAATAAAAGTTATAGCTCCTATTATAAGACTAGAAAAAAAAGATTTTACTATACTTTCTATAGGCATATACCTAAGACCATCCTTGGTTACAGGAGGATCAATATAATCTAGAATATTAAATATGACAATTCCGGATAAGGTCATCATAATGACGCTTATTAAAAATGAGATAAAATAAATTTTCATGGTTATATCATTAATACTTGTGTTAATTTTTAAGGGTAAAGATTATTTTACATTTTCCAGCAGTTTTTTTATAAGGTGAAAGATACAGCTTAATCTATTGTTCCGGATATTTTAACTTGTATTTTTAATGATATTTTATTGTAGTTCAAAGAGATATTTGAAATAGAAGTAGATTTACAGATAAATGATCTGTGTTTTCAGAACTTTTTTTCCCAACCTTTCAAGAATATTTTTGTATCCCTGTACCTGTTCTTTATCTTTGCCTTTCTCTTCACCGGTTTTAAAATCCACAATGATATAGCCTTCTTCACTTTTAAGAATACGGTCAGGTCTTGAAATATGGCTTTCTCCATTTTCAGAGATCATGATATCTTTTTCATTGATAACTTCCCACTTTTCATCAAAGAATTCAGAATATGTTTTTACAATTTCCTGTAAAGTGATCTGTATTTCATTCTTTTCTTCCAATGTAATCTGCCCTTCCAAAGCATAGCCATCCAAGACTTTCGTAATATCTTTTTTAGTATTGATCTTAGATAAAAGTTCATGTACAAAAAGCCCGATCCTTACTTTCTCGTTTCGTACCTGATAATTTTTTGATGGAGTAGCAATTTTGATGGAAGTACTCTTTTCATTTACATTTTTCAGATTCTGAATATTCTGAGTTTTAAAAGAGGATGTCTTTGTCTTAGAATACTTCTTAAGCATTTCAGGTTTTACTTCATACAGATCAAATGAATCCGAATTTTCAGTATTCTTAGTCTGAATAAATTCTAACAACTCAAGATTATTCGAAGTTTTATTAGCTTTTTGAAGATAGAAAAATAACTGCTCAACTGGTCTTGTAGTTGCTACATACTGCAAGCATAGCCTGTCAATCAAATTTTTATAAGAATTCTTTTTATTGAATTTTTGAATTTCCTCATCATAAACTTCCAGGTTTTTACTGAACTGGTTAATGTTCACTGATTTTAAAGCATCACTCTCATTCGTTTCAAACCAGTTGGTAAATTCACTATCCCGGTTTTTATTCATCATAGGAATGAAAACAATGGGGAACTCCAGTCCTTTAGAT is a genomic window of Chryseobacterium nakagawai containing:
- a CDS encoding ferritin gives rise to the protein MVSEKIAKLINEQIAHEQYAAQYYLSMSAWFSGKDLDGIANYFRVQSKEELMHADKMFDYLNDVGGEIIIGEIPKPPHEFENATDIFEKALAHEKIVTKSIFNIVKNANEEGDFATTSFLQWFINEQVEEEASASQYVTKIKMVCDNPSALYLFDQELSQRVFTPNTTA